A stretch of Flavobacterium sp. N2270 DNA encodes these proteins:
- the lpxA gene encoding acyl-ACP--UDP-N-acetylglucosamine O-acyltransferase: MNQPLAYVHPGAKIARNVVIDPFTTIHNNVEIGEGTWIGSNVTIMEGARIGKNCNIFPGAVIAAVPQDLKFGGEDSLAIIGDNTTVRECVTINRGTSASGKTVIGQNCLIMATAHIAHDCNIGNNAIIVNGVALAGHVTVGNFAIIGGLAAVHQFISIGEHAMISGGSLVRKDVPPFTKAAKEPLSYVGINSVGLRRRGFTTEKIREVQDIYRILYQKNYNTSQAVSIIEAEMEATNERDEILDFIKNSSRGIMKGYSGIG; the protein is encoded by the coding sequence ATGAATCAACCGTTAGCATATGTACATCCTGGAGCGAAAATTGCTCGAAATGTGGTTATAGATCCTTTTACAACTATTCATAATAATGTTGAAATTGGTGAAGGAACTTGGATAGGTTCTAATGTAACAATAATGGAAGGAGCAAGAATTGGTAAGAATTGTAACATTTTTCCAGGTGCAGTAATTGCTGCAGTTCCTCAAGACTTAAAATTTGGTGGAGAAGATTCTTTAGCAATTATAGGAGATAATACAACTGTAAGAGAATGTGTTACAATTAACAGAGGAACTTCAGCTTCTGGGAAAACAGTAATCGGTCAAAATTGTTTAATTATGGCTACAGCCCATATAGCACACGACTGTAATATTGGTAATAATGCAATTATTGTAAATGGCGTTGCATTAGCTGGTCATGTAACCGTAGGTAACTTTGCTATTATTGGAGGTTTAGCAGCTGTTCATCAATTTATTAGTATTGGAGAACATGCAATGATTTCTGGTGGTTCTTTAGTCCGTAAAGATGTTCCACCCTTTACAAAAGCAGCAAAAGAACCTTTATCTTACGTTGGTATAAACTCTGTAGGATTAAGAAGAAGAGGTTTTACAACTGAAAAGATTAGAGAAGTTCAAGATATATACAGAATTTTATATCAAAAAAATTACAATACTTCTCAAGCAGTTAGTATCATTGAAGCTGAAATGGAAGCAACTAACGAAAGAGATGAAATTTTAGATTTCATAAAAAATTCTTCAAGAGGAATTATGAAAGGTTATTCAGGAATTGGATAG
- the lpxD gene encoding UDP-3-O-(3-hydroxymyristoyl)glucosamine N-acyltransferase, whose protein sequence is MKFTAEQIAGILEGKVVGNPNAEVFKLAKIEEGTEGSLTFLANPKYINYIYSTKATITIVSNTFVPEQEITTTLIKVEDAYKSFSKLLEYYNQVKLMKSGIEQPSMISENVTYGEGLYLGSFCYIGKNVKIGTNVKIYPNSFIGDNVTIGNDCIFFAGVRIYSETEIGNNCTIHSGTIIGSDGFGFAPQQDGTFKKVPQIGNVIIENDVEIGANTTIDRATLGSTFIRNGVKLDNHIQVAHNVDIDENTVIAAQTGIAGSTKIGKNCMIGGQVGIAGHLTIGNGVKVQAQSGIGKNLPDNEVVQGSPAFNYGDFAKSYVHFKNLPKIVSDINEFKKNN, encoded by the coding sequence ATGAAATTTACAGCAGAACAAATAGCAGGTATATTAGAAGGTAAAGTAGTAGGGAATCCTAATGCTGAAGTTTTTAAATTAGCGAAAATAGAAGAAGGCACAGAAGGATCATTAACTTTTTTAGCTAATCCTAAGTATATCAATTACATATACTCTACAAAAGCAACTATAACGATTGTTAGCAATACTTTTGTACCAGAACAAGAAATAACTACAACTTTAATTAAGGTTGAAGATGCATATAAATCTTTTTCTAAATTATTAGAATATTACAATCAGGTAAAGCTAATGAAATCAGGTATTGAACAGCCATCAATGATTTCAGAAAATGTTACTTATGGTGAAGGACTATATTTAGGTAGTTTTTGTTACATTGGTAAAAATGTAAAAATAGGTACTAATGTAAAAATTTATCCTAATAGTTTTATTGGCGATAATGTAACTATAGGTAATGATTGTATCTTTTTTGCTGGTGTACGAATTTATTCAGAAACTGAAATTGGTAACAATTGTACTATTCATTCAGGAACAATTATTGGTTCAGACGGATTTGGTTTTGCACCACAACAAGACGGTACATTTAAAAAAGTACCACAAATAGGTAATGTAATTATAGAAAATGATGTTGAAATAGGTGCAAACACTACTATTGATAGAGCGACATTAGGTTCTACATTTATTAGAAACGGAGTAAAATTAGACAATCACATACAAGTAGCACATAATGTAGATATTGACGAAAATACGGTTATTGCTGCTCAAACAGGAATTGCAGGTTCTACAAAAATTGGAAAAAATTGCATGATTGGCGGACAGGTAGGAATTGCGGGGCATTTAACGATCGGAAATGGAGTAAAAGTACAAGCGCAATCAGGAATTGGTAAAAATCTACCAGATAATGAAGTAGTTCAAGGTTCTCCAGCATTTAATTATGGAGATTTTGCTAAATCATATGTTCATTTTAAAAATTTACCTAAAATAGTTTCAGATATTAACGAATTTAAAAAAAATAATTAA
- a CDS encoding alanine dehydrogenase, producing MSTYSPFSKMQLLPQEEKLEIARHKSELFIGVPKETSYQERRICLTPDAVSSLVNHGHRVMIEAGAGESSSFSDKEYSEAGAEVTNDTNKVFGCPMILKVEPPTLVEVEMMNPQTIVISAIQLKTQKKEYFEALAIKRITAIAFEFIKDEDGSYPAVKSLSEIAGIASIHIAAELMINQNIGKGLLFGNITGVPPTEVVILGAGTVAEFAARTAIGLGANVKVFDNSITKLRRLQNNLNQRIFTSTIQEKSLLKALRRCDVAIGAMRGKNRTPIIVTETMVENMKKGAVIVDVSIDTGGCFESSEITTHEKPTFIKNDVIHYCVPNIPSRYSKTASMSISNIISPFLLDIAEDGGIESAIRCNRGLKNGIYFYHGLLTNKSIGDWFNIEYRDINLLVF from the coding sequence ATGTCAACGTACAGTCCTTTTTCAAAAATGCAATTACTTCCACAGGAAGAAAAGTTAGAAATTGCACGACATAAAAGCGAATTATTTATTGGTGTTCCAAAAGAGACTTCCTATCAAGAACGACGTATTTGCTTAACACCTGATGCCGTTAGTTCATTGGTAAATCATGGTCATAGAGTTATGATTGAAGCGGGGGCTGGAGAGAGTTCAAGTTTTTCTGATAAAGAATATAGTGAAGCGGGTGCAGAAGTAACAAACGATACAAATAAAGTTTTTGGCTGCCCAATGATTTTAAAAGTAGAACCTCCTACTCTCGTTGAAGTTGAGATGATGAACCCGCAAACAATTGTAATTTCAGCTATCCAATTAAAAACACAGAAAAAAGAATATTTTGAGGCATTGGCCATAAAAAGAATTACTGCAATAGCATTTGAATTCATAAAAGACGAAGATGGTTCTTATCCAGCTGTAAAGTCATTATCAGAAATAGCAGGAATTGCTTCAATTCATATCGCTGCAGAGCTAATGATTAATCAAAACATAGGTAAAGGTTTACTTTTTGGCAATATTACTGGAGTTCCACCTACAGAAGTTGTAATTCTTGGTGCAGGAACCGTTGCCGAATTTGCAGCACGAACTGCAATAGGATTAGGCGCAAATGTAAAAGTATTTGACAATTCAATTACAAAATTAAGACGATTACAAAACAATTTAAACCAAAGAATATTTACTTCAACCATACAAGAAAAAAGCCTTTTAAAAGCATTACGCAGATGTGATGTAGCTATTGGAGCAATGAGAGGAAAAAATAGAACTCCTATTATAGTTACCGAAACTATGGTTGAAAACATGAAAAAAGGAGCTGTAATAGTAGATGTAAGTATAGATACTGGTGGATGTTTTGAATCTTCTGAAATAACAACACATGAAAAACCAACATTCATAAAAAACGATGTAATTCATTATTGTGTCCCTAATATTCCATCAAGATATTCTAAAACAGCTTCAATGTCAATTAGTAATATTATTTCACCTTTTTTATTAGACATTGCTGAAGATGGAGGTATTGAAAGTGCAATTCGTTGTAATAGAGGTTTAAAAAACGGAATTTATTTCTATCATGGTCTATTAACAAATAAATCTATTGGAGATTGGTTTAACATTGAATACAGAGATATTAATTTATTAGTTTTTTAA
- the efp gene encoding elongation factor P — translation MASTSDIRNGLCIKYNHDIYKIIEFLHVKPGKGPAFVRTKLKSVSNGKVLDNTFSAGHKIDVVRVETHTYQFLYAEGETFHFMNVDNYEQITLQRSVLDAPDLLKEGTNVLLQINTETDLPLSVDMPASIVLEVTYTEPGLKGNTATNATKPATVETGASVNVPLFINEGDKIKIDTASGNYMERVKE, via the coding sequence ATGGCAAGTACTTCAGATATTAGAAACGGATTATGTATTAAATATAATCACGATATATATAAAATTATTGAATTTTTACACGTTAAACCAGGAAAAGGACCTGCTTTTGTAAGAACAAAATTAAAATCAGTTAGTAATGGAAAAGTATTAGACAATACCTTTTCAGCAGGGCATAAAATTGATGTTGTTCGTGTAGAAACGCATACCTATCAATTTTTATATGCAGAAGGTGAAACATTTCACTTTATGAACGTAGATAACTACGAACAAATTACTTTACAAAGAAGTGTTTTAGATGCTCCAGATTTATTAAAAGAAGGAACAAATGTATTACTACAAATAAACACTGAAACTGATTTACCTTTATCAGTAGATATGCCAGCTTCAATTGTTCTTGAAGTAACATATACTGAACCAGGTTTGAAAGGAAATACAGCAACAAATGCTACAAAACCTGCAACTGTTGAAACAGGCGCTAGTGTTAATGTGCCTTTGTTTATAAATGAAGGAGATAAAATTAAAATTGATACTGCTTCTGGTAATTATATGGAGCGAGTAAAAGAATAA
- a CDS encoding bifunctional response regulator/alkaline phosphatase family protein: MNKIKILWVDDEIDLLKPHILFLEKKNYDVTTCNNGQDAIELFEENNFDVVFLDENMPGLSGLETLSELKEKKSSVPVIMITKSEEEYIMEEAIGSKIADYLIKPVNPNQILLSLKKNLDHSRLVSEKTTLDYQKEFRKIAMDMAMVNSFEDWADLYKRLIYWEMELENIEDQSMVEILESQKVEANHQFGKFIEKNYEDWFVENNNKPVLSHKLFGELVAPEIRKKDKPILFVVIDNLRYDQWKAFENIVNNHYKLEKETSYYAMLPTATQYARNAIFSGLTPLEMEKKFPQYWKNDPDEGGKNLYEGEFLTEQLKRLGLDIKQEYYKITNFRDGKKLADNFKGLKDNDLTTIVYNFVDMLSHAKTEMEVVKELASDDKAYRSLTVSWFKNSPLLDMIQQAQKMGFKLILTTDHGTINCKNPSKVIGDKNTSLNLRYKTGRSLTYENKDVYAVKDPKKIGLPALNMSSSFIFAKNDYFLAYVNNYNHYVSYYRNTYQHGGISLEEMIVPFLVLEPK; this comes from the coding sequence ATGAATAAAATAAAAATACTTTGGGTTGATGATGAAATTGACTTATTAAAGCCTCATATATTATTTCTAGAAAAGAAAAACTACGACGTTACTACTTGTAATAACGGACAAGATGCAATTGAACTATTTGAAGAAAATAATTTTGATGTTGTTTTTTTAGATGAAAATATGCCCGGTTTAAGTGGTCTCGAAACTTTATCAGAATTAAAAGAAAAAAAATCTTCTGTTCCTGTAATAATGATTACTAAAAGTGAAGAAGAATATATTATGGAAGAAGCTATTGGCTCTAAAATAGCAGATTACTTAATAAAACCAGTAAACCCTAATCAAATACTCTTAAGTTTAAAAAAGAACTTAGATCATTCTCGATTAGTCTCTGAAAAAACGACTTTAGACTACCAAAAAGAATTTCGTAAAATAGCTATGGATATGGCTATGGTCAATTCTTTTGAAGATTGGGCAGATTTATACAAAAGACTGATTTATTGGGAAATGGAACTTGAAAATATCGAAGACCAAAGCATGGTTGAAATATTGGAAAGTCAAAAAGTCGAAGCTAATCATCAATTTGGAAAGTTTATTGAAAAAAACTACGAAGATTGGTTTGTTGAAAACAACAATAAACCAGTACTTTCACATAAACTTTTTGGAGAATTAGTTGCGCCTGAAATTCGTAAGAAAGACAAACCAATTCTATTTGTAGTTATAGATAATTTGAGATATGACCAATGGAAAGCTTTTGAAAACATTGTAAACAATCATTACAAATTAGAAAAAGAGACTAGTTATTACGCAATGTTACCAACCGCTACTCAATATGCTCGTAATGCAATATTTTCTGGTTTAACTCCTTTGGAAATGGAGAAAAAATTTCCGCAATATTGGAAAAATGACCCAGATGAAGGCGGAAAAAATTTATATGAAGGTGAGTTTTTAACGGAACAACTAAAACGTTTAGGTTTAGATATTAAACAAGAATATTATAAGATTACTAATTTTAGAGATGGAAAAAAATTAGCAGACAACTTCAAAGGATTAAAAGATAATGATTTAACTACAATTGTTTATAATTTTGTAGATATGCTTTCACATGCCAAAACCGAAATGGAAGTTGTAAAGGAATTAGCTTCAGATGACAAAGCTTATCGCTCATTAACAGTAAGTTGGTTTAAAAATTCGCCTTTATTGGATATGATTCAGCAAGCCCAAAAAATGGGTTTCAAATTAATTTTAACTACCGATCATGGAACGATTAATTGTAAAAATCCGTCTAAAGTAATTGGCGACAAAAATACAAGTTTAAACCTTCGTTATAAAACTGGTAGAAGTTTAACCTATGAAAACAAAGATGTTTATGCAGTTAAAGATCCTAAAAAAATAGGTTTACCTGCATTAAATATGAGTAGTTCGTTTATTTTTGCAAAAAATGACTATTTCTTAGCTTATGTTAACAATTACAATCATTATGTAAGTTATTATAGAAATACTTATCAACATGGTGGAATTTCATTAGAAGAAATGATCGTTCCTTTTTTAGTTTTAGAACCAAAATAA
- a CDS encoding proline dehydrogenase family protein yields the protein MEKIFNNTEVAFSLKSDTELERAYFLFKLIESQPLVKIGTAVTNFALKAHLPVEGLIRSTVFDHFCGGINEHDCLSVVDKMYTKGVSSVLDYSVEGKEEEAQFDAALEMILKTVDFAKERMAIPFAVFKPTGFGRIALYEKVGSGAELNEKEKEEWNRVVARFDKVCKIAHDKDVALLIDAEESWMQDAADDLVEEMMRKYNKQRAIVYNTLQMYRWDRLDYLKNLHDRANKDGFFIGMKIVRGAYMEKENARAEDKGYKSPICATKQATDENYDAAIVYMVDNIDKMYIFAGTHNENSSYRLMELCEEKGITKNENRIFFGQLYGMSDNISYNLAEQGYNVAKYLPFGPVRDVMPYLIRRAEENTSVAGQTSRELDLIKKERSRRKL from the coding sequence ATGGAGAAAATCTTTAACAATACAGAAGTTGCTTTTTCACTTAAAAGTGATACCGAGTTAGAAAGAGCTTATTTTTTATTCAAATTAATTGAAAGTCAACCTCTTGTAAAAATTGGTACAGCTGTTACAAATTTTGCATTGAAAGCACATTTACCAGTTGAAGGATTAATTCGTTCTACTGTTTTTGATCATTTTTGTGGCGGAATAAATGAACATGATTGTCTTTCGGTTGTTGATAAAATGTATACTAAAGGAGTTTCATCTGTTTTAGATTATTCTGTAGAAGGAAAAGAAGAAGAAGCTCAATTTGATGCTGCTTTAGAAATGATTTTAAAAACAGTTGATTTTGCTAAAGAACGTATGGCAATTCCATTTGCAGTTTTTAAACCTACTGGATTTGGTAGAATTGCTTTATATGAAAAAGTAGGATCTGGAGCAGAGTTGAATGAGAAAGAAAAAGAAGAATGGAATAGAGTAGTTGCTCGTTTTGATAAAGTGTGTAAAATTGCGCACGATAAAGATGTTGCATTATTAATTGATGCTGAAGAAAGCTGGATGCAAGATGCTGCAGATGATTTGGTTGAAGAAATGATGCGTAAATACAATAAACAAAGAGCAATAGTATATAATACGCTACAAATGTATCGTTGGGATAGATTAGACTACTTGAAAAACCTTCATGACAGAGCTAATAAAGATGGATTCTTCATTGGTATGAAAATTGTTCGTGGAGCCTATATGGAAAAGGAAAATGCTAGAGCAGAAGATAAAGGATATAAATCGCCAATATGCGCAACTAAACAAGCTACTGATGAAAATTATGATGCAGCAATTGTTTATATGGTTGATAATATTGATAAAATGTACATTTTTGCAGGAACTCATAATGAAAATAGTTCATATCGATTGATGGAATTGTGTGAAGAAAAAGGAATTACTAAAAACGAGAACAGAATCTTTTTCGGTCAATTATATGGAATGAGTGATAATATTAGTTATAATTTAGCGGAACAAGGTTATAATGTGGCAAAATACCTTCCATTTGGACCAGTTAGAGATGTTATGCCATATTTAATTCGTAGAGCCGAAGAAAATACTTCTGTAGCCGGACAAACAAGCCGTGAGCTCGATTTAATTAAGAAAGAAAGAAGTAGAAGAAAATTATAA
- a CDS encoding DUF2200 domain-containing protein, whose translation MKTTPEHDERIAKMTFASVYPHYVTKVQKKGRTIDELHQVIEWLTGFNNQKLQELIDDEATFEAFFQNANLNINAQLIKGVICGYRIEEIDNDLTRQTRYLDKLVDELAKGKKMEKILRNK comes from the coding sequence ATGAAAACAACTCCAGAACATGACGAACGAATTGCAAAAATGACTTTTGCCTCTGTTTATCCACATTATGTAACAAAAGTCCAGAAAAAAGGTCGAACAATAGATGAATTACATCAAGTTATCGAATGGCTTACTGGTTTTAATAACCAAAAACTACAAGAACTAATTGATGATGAGGCTACTTTTGAAGCTTTCTTCCAAAATGCAAATTTAAATATAAATGCACAACTTATTAAAGGCGTTATTTGTGGTTATAGAATTGAAGAAATTGATAATGATTTAACCAGACAAACTAGATATTTAGACAAACTAGTTGATGAATTAGCAAAAGGAAAAAAAATGGAGAAAATATTGAGAAACAAATAA
- a CDS encoding bifunctional UDP-3-O-[3-hydroxymyristoyl] N-acetylglucosamine deacetylase/3-hydroxyacyl-ACP dehydratase — MVKQKTIASEITLTGVGLHTGQDVIMTFKPAPVNNGFTFIRVDLEGQPVIEADANYVVNTQRGTNLEKGGVNIQTSEHVLAAFVGCDVDNVIIELNASEPPIMDGSSKYFVEAIEKVGIEEQCAERNVYVVKEVISYKDETTGSEITIIPSDEYSVTAMVDFGTKILGTQNATMNSISEFKTEIADCRTFSFLHELESLLQHGLIKGGDLNNAIVYVDKEISPETMENLKKAFNKDKISVKENGILDNLTLHFPNEAARHKLLDVIGDLALVGIKIQGKVIANKPGHSINTQFAKHLSKIIKAEQRNQIPVYDLHKEPLMDITKIMSMLPHRPPFLLVDRILEMSDSHVVGLKNVTMNEDFFVGHFPGAPVMPGVLIVEAMAQTGGILILSSVPDPENYLTFFMKIDNVKFKQKVLPGDTLVFKCDLITPIRRGICHMQAYAYANGKLVAQAELMAQIAKK; from the coding sequence ATGGTTAAGCAAAAAACCATCGCAAGTGAAATAACTCTTACAGGAGTAGGATTACACACAGGACAAGATGTTATAATGACATTTAAACCTGCACCAGTTAACAACGGTTTTACATTTATTAGAGTTGATCTTGAAGGTCAACCAGTTATTGAAGCTGATGCAAACTATGTAGTAAACACACAAAGAGGAACTAACCTTGAAAAAGGCGGAGTTAATATTCAAACTTCAGAGCATGTTTTAGCTGCTTTTGTAGGTTGTGATGTTGACAATGTAATTATAGAATTAAACGCTTCTGAGCCTCCTATTATGGATGGGTCATCAAAGTACTTTGTTGAAGCCATTGAAAAAGTAGGTATTGAAGAGCAATGTGCTGAAAGAAATGTTTATGTTGTTAAAGAAGTTATTTCATATAAAGATGAAACAACCGGAAGTGAAATAACTATTATTCCAAGTGATGAATATAGTGTTACAGCAATGGTTGATTTTGGAACTAAAATTTTAGGAACTCAAAATGCAACAATGAATTCAATTTCAGAATTTAAAACTGAAATTGCTGATTGTAGAACTTTTAGCTTTTTACATGAATTAGAAAGCTTATTGCAACATGGTCTAATTAAAGGTGGTGATTTAAATAATGCAATAGTTTATGTAGATAAAGAAATTTCTCCTGAAACCATGGAGAACTTAAAAAAAGCTTTTAATAAAGATAAAATTTCTGTAAAAGAAAACGGAATTTTAGACAATCTTACTTTACACTTTCCAAATGAAGCTGCTCGTCATAAATTGCTAGATGTTATTGGAGATTTAGCTTTAGTAGGTATTAAAATTCAAGGAAAAGTTATTGCAAATAAACCAGGTCATTCGATTAATACACAATTTGCAAAACATCTTTCAAAAATAATTAAAGCAGAACAGAGAAACCAAATTCCTGTATACGATTTACATAAAGAACCATTAATGGACATAACAAAAATTATGTCTATGTTGCCTCACCGTCCACCGTTTTTATTAGTTGATAGAATTTTAGAAATGTCAGACAGTCATGTAGTTGGGTTGAAAAATGTAACTATGAATGAAGATTTCTTCGTGGGACATTTTCCTGGAGCTCCAGTAATGCCTGGGGTTTTAATTGTAGAAGCAATGGCTCAAACAGGAGGTATTTTAATTTTAAGTTCTGTACCAGATCCTGAAAATTATTTAACATTCTTCATGAAAATTGATAATGTTAAATTCAAACAAAAAGTATTACCTGGTGATACATTAGTATTTAAATGTGATTTAATAACACCTATTAGACGTGGAATATGCCATATGCAAGCTTATGCTTATGCAAACGGTAAATTAGTTGCACAAGCCGAATTAATGGCACAAATAGCAAAAAAATAA
- the tsaE gene encoding tRNA (adenosine(37)-N6)-threonylcarbamoyltransferase complex ATPase subunit type 1 TsaE — MQIVFSLDEIQSVVKQLLNTNGLKKVITFHAEMGVGKTTFIKEIVKQLDVNDNSSSPTFSLVNEYETSTGEVIYHFDLYRLNNEEEAYDMGIDEYFYSGNWCLIEWPEKTPNLIPIDHAAIHLKIVENGKRELTLIN, encoded by the coding sequence ATGCAAATAGTTTTTTCTTTAGACGAAATACAAAGCGTTGTAAAACAATTGCTTAATACAAATGGATTAAAAAAAGTGATTACATTTCATGCAGAAATGGGTGTTGGAAAAACAACATTTATTAAAGAAATTGTAAAACAATTAGACGTTAATGATAATTCGAGCAGCCCAACTTTTTCATTGGTAAACGAATACGAAACTTCGACAGGAGAAGTTATTTATCACTTTGATTTATATCGTTTAAACAACGAAGAAGAAGCATATGATATGGGAATTGATGAGTATTTTTATTCTGGAAATTGGTGTTTAATAGAATGGCCAGAAAAAACGCCAAACTTAATTCCAATTGATCATGCTGCAATTCACTTAAAAATTGTAGAAAATGGAAAAAGAGAATTAACGTTAATAAATTAA
- a CDS encoding HD domain-containing protein: MSQTNKLKIFNDPIYGFITIPNTLIYDLIQHRYFQRLRRISQMGMTYLVYPGAHHTRFHHAIGCMHIMQKAVQTLRFKGVDISDDEENALYVAILLHDIGHGPYSHAMEKSIVEEVHHEELSLLFMQELNVEFNGQLDLAIQVFKGEYHRKFMLQLISSQLDMDRMDYLRRDSFYSGVAEGNINSERLIQMMNVQDDCLVIEEKGIYSVEMFLVARRLMYWQVYLHKTGVVAELILTKILKRAKELSQKGIILNCSQPLKFFLNNKISLIDFNNSILEKFALLDDYDVMGAIKEWQFHDDFVLSSLCKMTLNRDLLKIQMGDDKPNKERLLGYIELYMKKHSLSEKEAAYFVFKGKIKNQAYNKNDEPIRILKKNKKVEDVVEASDQLNLKALSKPVTKYFICFPKVVLEV; encoded by the coding sequence GTGAGCCAAACCAATAAACTCAAAATTTTTAACGATCCAATTTATGGTTTCATAACCATTCCTAACACTCTAATTTACGATTTAATTCAGCATAGATATTTTCAGCGTTTGCGAAGAATTTCTCAAATGGGAATGACTTATTTGGTTTATCCTGGCGCACATCATACGCGTTTTCATCATGCGATAGGTTGTATGCATATTATGCAAAAAGCTGTACAAACATTGCGCTTTAAAGGAGTTGATATTTCAGATGATGAGGAAAATGCCCTTTATGTAGCTATACTTTTACATGATATAGGCCACGGCCCATACAGTCATGCAATGGAAAAAAGTATTGTTGAAGAAGTGCATCATGAAGAATTATCATTACTTTTCATGCAAGAATTAAATGTTGAATTTAATGGGCAATTAGATTTAGCGATACAAGTTTTTAAAGGTGAATATCATAGAAAATTCATGTTGCAATTAATTTCGAGTCAATTAGATATGGATAGAATGGATTATTTGCGTCGCGATAGTTTTTATAGTGGAGTTGCTGAAGGAAACATCAACAGTGAACGATTAATTCAAATGATGAATGTTCAGGATGACTGCTTAGTTATTGAGGAAAAAGGGATTTATTCGGTAGAAATGTTTTTAGTAGCAAGAAGATTAATGTATTGGCAAGTTTATTTACATAAAACTGGAGTAGTTGCTGAATTAATATTGACAAAAATCTTAAAAAGAGCAAAAGAATTATCTCAAAAAGGAATTATTTTAAATTGTAGTCAGCCGTTAAAATTCTTCTTAAATAATAAAATTTCATTAATAGATTTCAATAATTCAATACTTGAAAAATTTGCATTATTGGATGATTATGATGTGATGGGAGCAATAAAAGAATGGCAATTTCACGATGATTTTGTATTAAGTTCTTTGTGTAAAATGACATTAAACAGAGATCTACTAAAAATTCAGATGGGAGATGATAAACCTAACAAAGAGAGATTATTAGGTTATATAGAATTATACATGAAAAAACATAGTTTATCTGAAAAAGAAGCGGCTTATTTTGTGTTTAAAGGAAAAATAAAAAATCAGGCTTATAATAAAAATGATGAACCTATACGAATACTAAAAAAGAACAAAAAAGTGGAAGATGTAGTAGAAGCTTCTGATCAATTAAATTTAAAAGCATTATCTAAACCTGTTACAAAATATTTTATATGTTTTCCAAAAGTAGTATTGGAAGTCTAA
- a CDS encoding DUF4258 domain-containing protein yields the protein MKFKFRLAYYLFGLMLGGFFVVYFLGAKADAKGVEFCYLPNCRALKDMRSKSFHYSEAAKNTLNEGWVTIEDVKASMQYGDIDFGKSNIPSKNGKIYVIEGKTAQNEAIILTVANSTTKATLESIEKK from the coding sequence ATGAAATTCAAGTTTAGATTAGCCTATTACCTATTCGGATTAATGTTAGGTGGCTTTTTTGTAGTATATTTTTTAGGAGCAAAAGCAGATGCCAAAGGGGTTGAGTTTTGCTACTTACCAAACTGTAGAGCTTTAAAAGATATGAGAAGTAAATCATTTCATTATTCTGAAGCTGCGAAAAATACTTTAAATGAAGGTTGGGTAACAATTGAAGATGTTAAAGCGAGTATGCAATATGGTGATATAGATTTTGGAAAAAGTAATATTCCATCAAAAAACGGAAAAATATATGTTATCGAAGGTAAAACAGCTCAAAATGAAGCAATTATATTAACAGTAGCAAACAGTACTACTAAGGCAACTTTAGAGTCAATAGAAAAAAAATAA